A part of Vulcanisaeta moutnovskia 768-28 genomic DNA contains:
- a CDS encoding DUF354 domain-containing protein yields the protein MVIKAWFDALTAKQARIVAVLGMEGRRHDIDFIITCRRYDYVEEVLDMFNLHYECVGYHGESPREKLIRGIERQIALLDVIRDFDVHVSLTSPDAVRVAFGLGKPIIALTDTAHSYFVNKLTLPLANTIIAPSAIPMSEWSRYVSSAEIDKIRAFDGIFELMWINRFKPTGDSIARLGIRSKEFVVIRFEESRASYYGYGDRSRLLIRMAKSILERGYYVVMFPRYPYQEELIKSELGLFLRLGKLIIPKNMRLDGIDLSWHARLVITGGSTMAHEAALLGTPAISYFPQHYYIDDYLINKGLPLYRCVDEDCLNVLESVLRADITHVDTNSVLSRMEDPTRLIINEIKRLVNEGK from the coding sequence ATGGTAATTAAGGCATGGTTTGATGCATTAACGGCTAAGCAAGCCAGGATAGTGGCTGTACTGGGCATGGAGGGCAGAAGACATGATATAGATTTTATAATAACATGTAGGAGATACGATTATGTGGAAGAGGTTTTGGACATGTTCAATCTTCACTATGAATGCGTTGGTTACCATGGCGAGAGTCCTAGGGAGAAATTGATAAGGGGTATTGAGAGACAAATAGCATTACTTGATGTAATTAGGGACTTTGATGTGCATGTTTCATTAACATCACCTGACGCAGTTAGGGTGGCCTTCGGTTTAGGTAAGCCAATAATAGCATTAACGGATACGGCTCACTCATACTTTGTCAATAAACTAACACTGCCGTTAGCCAATACTATAATAGCGCCCTCGGCAATTCCCATGAGTGAGTGGTCTCGTTATGTATCCAGTGCCGAGATTGATAAGATTAGGGCCTTTGATGGCATATTTGAGCTAATGTGGATTAACAGGTTTAAACCCACTGGAGACTCAATTGCTAGGCTTGGGATTAGGAGTAAGGAATTCGTTGTTATTAGGTTTGAGGAGTCAAGGGCGTCCTATTACGGTTATGGTGATAGATCACGATTGCTAATTAGGATGGCCAAAAGCATACTTGAGAGGGGTTATTACGTGGTCATGTTTCCGAGATACCCATACCAGGAGGAGTTGATAAAGTCAGAGCTAGGCTTATTCCTGAGACTTGGTAAGTTAATAATTCCTAAAAACATGAGACTTGATGGTATTGACTTGTCATGGCATGCAAGGTTAGTAATCACTGGTGGTTCAACAATGGCGCATGAAGCCGCATTACTAGGTACACCAGCCATTAGTTACTTCCCACAGCATTACTATATAGATGATTACCTAATAAATAAGGGATTGCCGCTGTATAGGTGCGTCGATGAGGATTGCCTAAATGTGCTTGAATCTGTTCTTAGGGCTGATATTACGCATGTGGATACGAATTCCGTATTAAGCAGGATGGAAGACCCAACAAGGCTTATTATTAATGAGATAAAGAGGCTCGTAAATGAGGGTAAGTAA
- a CDS encoding NAD-dependent epimerase/dehydratase family protein, protein MKILVTGSSGFLGRNLVNCMRARGYDAHGLDMVKAETTDYMVDITRRDDVIGLSKEGFDAVIHLAAFPNPRSFINAGALKGLDVNVVGTINVLELTRILNARFLLYSTSNVYGKPLKLPVMEDDPLRPFEGYGWSKVAAEAVSMSYQVVHKVPVTIFRLWKPYGPYDNGVVGIFITKAFKNEDLVVNNGGADTTDFLYVEDLCDATELALRKDEAIGQAFNIGFGVETSILDLAKAIIKLVGSSSRINVQPRTAEPFRSYPDISKAMRVLGFKPKYDLFSGLRATIDWFRRNP, encoded by the coding sequence ATGAAAATTTTAGTAACTGGTTCCTCAGGGTTCTTAGGAAGAAACTTGGTTAATTGCATGAGGGCTAGGGGTTACGATGCGCATGGCCTTGATATGGTTAAGGCTGAGACCACGGATTACATGGTTGATATAACGAGGAGGGATGATGTTATTGGGCTTTCTAAGGAGGGTTTTGATGCTGTAATTCACCTAGCGGCTTTCCCAAATCCAAGATCGTTCATAAACGCAGGCGCACTTAAGGGTCTTGATGTTAATGTTGTTGGTACTATAAATGTATTGGAACTTACGAGGATTCTAAATGCAAGGTTCTTGCTATACTCAACATCTAATGTTTATGGTAAGCCCCTTAAACTACCCGTCATGGAGGATGACCCATTAAGGCCATTTGAGGGTTATGGTTGGAGTAAGGTTGCTGCGGAGGCTGTTTCAATGTCATACCAAGTTGTTCATAAGGTGCCTGTGACAATATTTAGGTTATGGAAGCCCTATGGTCCCTATGATAATGGTGTTGTTGGTATATTCATAACAAAGGCGTTCAAGAATGAGGATTTAGTGGTAAATAATGGCGGTGCTGATACCACTGACTTTCTCTATGTTGAGGATCTATGTGATGCAACGGAGCTAGCGCTTAGGAAGGACGAAGCCATTGGTCAAGCTTTCAATATAGGATTTGGTGTTGAAACGTCTATATTGGATCTCGCCAAGGCAATAATTAAGTTGGTTGGTTCCAGTTCTAGGATTAATGTGCAGCCGAGAACTGCCGAACCATTTAGGAGCTACCCAGACATTAGTAAGGCCATGAGGGTTCTAGGGTTCAAGCCTAAATATGACTTATTCAGTGGGTTGAGGGCCACCATAGATTGGTTTAGGCGAAATCCATGA
- the hutI gene encoding imidazolonepropionase, giving the protein MDRVSLLIGPIGQLVTAKSMPWRYGDPILVLENAGIAVNGDKITDVGSWDSISRKYEGKCRIPAEESLVTTGLVDPHTHLLFAGSREDELELKLEGVPYEEILRRGGGIYRTVSATVSATDDELRRILLTRLFEVAKYGTTTIEVKNGYGIDPDQEIRLLRIINDSSVNAPIDIIPTYLVHVPPRNMDRREYINAVINSLDNARGLAKFVDVFCDEGAFTVRETRDLFKEALRRGFGLRLHADEIAYIGCSDLINEFSIASLDHLLNLPEQNVRLIAERGSVATLLPVTILSLMSSKRPPVKALRNAGAPIALGTDFSPNSWSLNMQYVMELATYLLGMTPMEVIMASTVNAAYSLSLRDRGILQPGYLADIVIWDVPNYRWLSYELGRNKALIVIKRGMILESTPSGTIISKECT; this is encoded by the coding sequence ATGGACAGGGTCTCCCTACTCATTGGTCCAATAGGGCAGTTAGTCACGGCTAAGTCAATGCCCTGGAGATATGGGGATCCCATCTTAGTTCTTGAGAATGCGGGTATTGCGGTTAACGGTGATAAGATAACCGATGTTGGTTCGTGGGATTCCATAAGTAGGAAGTATGAGGGTAAGTGTAGAATACCTGCTGAGGAATCATTGGTGACGACTGGGCTTGTAGATCCACATACACACCTACTCTTTGCTGGTTCGAGGGAGGATGAGCTTGAGCTAAAGCTCGAGGGTGTTCCATACGAGGAAATACTTAGGAGGGGTGGTGGTATTTATAGGACTGTTAGCGCCACAGTTAGTGCAACGGATGATGAACTTAGGAGGATACTCCTTACTAGGTTGTTTGAAGTTGCGAAGTACGGCACGACCACAATAGAGGTTAAGAATGGTTACGGTATTGATCCAGACCAAGAAATAAGGCTTCTCAGGATAATCAATGATTCATCAGTCAATGCACCCATTGATATCATACCAACATACCTAGTCCACGTACCACCAAGGAACATGGATAGAAGGGAATACATTAATGCCGTGATAAACTCCCTCGACAATGCAAGAGGATTAGCAAAATTTGTGGATGTATTCTGTGATGAGGGCGCATTTACAGTACGGGAGACCAGGGATTTATTTAAAGAAGCATTAAGAAGAGGCTTTGGGCTTAGGCTTCATGCCGATGAAATAGCCTATATCGGATGCAGCGACTTGATTAATGAGTTTAGTATTGCATCGCTTGATCACTTACTGAATCTACCTGAACAAAATGTAAGATTGATTGCCGAGAGGGGTTCCGTAGCGACCCTATTACCCGTGACCATACTCTCACTAATGAGCAGCAAGAGACCACCGGTTAAGGCATTAAGGAACGCAGGTGCGCCCATTGCACTTGGTACGGACTTCAGCCCAAACTCCTGGTCCCTAAACATGCAATACGTAATGGAACTAGCCACATACTTACTCGGCATGACACCCATGGAAGTCATAATGGCCTCCACAGTCAATGCAGCATACAGTCTCAGCCTCAGAGACAGGGGTATCTTACAACCTGGTTACTTAGCAGATATCGTTATTTGGGATGTACCTAATTATAGGTGGTTAAGTTATGAATTAGGCAGGAATAAGGCCTTGATAGTCATAAAGAGGGGCATGATCCTGGAATCAACGCCAAGTGGTACCATAATAAGTAAAGAATGCACTTGA
- a CDS encoding MBL fold metallo-hydrolase — MDVIPIAEESLGVRSMAMFIKTRDLSILLDPGISLSPNRFGLPPHPRELERVRTLRSILERYSEETNYVFISHYHRDHFTVPYPSIYMGTTNESYRKIYSNKVLLLKSPDDENWSQRRRYYGLRRAIEGLVREIMFVDGRELTIGSTKLVISQSLPHGEDNARTGKVIAITIINNDESLTFMPDVEGPVSQLAVNYIMAIRPQTLIVGGPPLYLSRKGFGEDYLNNALRNLMSILRAGFLDRLVIAHHTLRELNWRNALKALFEDASKYNISIITYAGMLDREDELLEAMRKELYAAEPPPKDYLKQFRGVKDENED; from the coding sequence ATGGATGTAATACCAATAGCCGAGGAATCACTTGGGGTTAGGTCAATGGCCATGTTCATAAAGACTAGAGACCTGTCCATACTCCTAGATCCAGGTATTAGTCTCTCACCAAATAGATTTGGCTTACCGCCACACCCCCGTGAGCTAGAGAGAGTTAGGACATTAAGGAGTATACTTGAGAGATATTCAGAGGAGACTAATTATGTATTCATTAGTCATTATCATCGTGATCACTTCACAGTACCTTACCCAAGTATTTACATGGGTACTACAAACGAAAGCTACAGGAAAATATATAGTAACAAGGTATTATTACTAAAGTCACCTGATGATGAAAATTGGAGCCAAAGAAGGCGTTATTACGGCTTGAGAAGGGCCATTGAAGGCTTAGTACGTGAAATAATGTTTGTTGATGGTAGGGAACTCACCATAGGCTCCACAAAGCTTGTGATATCACAATCCCTACCGCATGGTGAAGATAATGCAAGAACAGGCAAGGTAATAGCCATTACAATAATTAATAACGATGAGTCATTAACCTTTATGCCTGATGTGGAGGGTCCAGTCTCACAATTAGCCGTTAATTACATAATGGCTATAAGACCACAGACATTAATAGTCGGTGGACCACCCCTTTATCTATCGAGAAAGGGTTTCGGCGAGGATTACCTTAACAATGCACTGAGAAACCTCATGAGCATTTTAAGGGCAGGCTTCCTTGATAGGTTAGTTATAGCCCACCATACATTAAGAGAGTTGAATTGGAGGAATGCATTGAAGGCCTTGTTTGAGGATGCATCTAAGTATAATATTTCGATAATAACATACGCTGGAATGCTTGATCGTGAAGATGAATTACTCGAGGCAATGAGAAAAGAACTATATGCCGCTGAACCACCACCAAAGGATTACCTTAAACAATTCAGGGGAGTTAAGGATGAGAATGAGGATTAA
- a CDS encoding RNA-guided endonuclease InsQ/TnpB family protein produces the protein MKRTNVVKLAVDRNTHGKLRELAVITAKCWNEVNWLRMQQFKEGERVDFARTEREVYEKYKHVLKVNAQQVARKNAEDWRSFFSLIREKEEGKLPKWFKPRPPGYWKDEDGNYRLIILIRNDRYVVDETNQVIHLKDFKLALRFKGRLRWRGRQGRLEIHYDEARRAWYAHIPVELGNTVKAKGNLRASVDLGIVNLATVYVEDGSWYLFKGGGVLSRYEYYSKRISSIQKVLARHGQGSGRRLKLLYDKRRRFLKHALNSMVRRIMNILIEKGVGEVIVGYPKEILRNHGNKLTVNFWNYNYIIRRFREIGEELGIRIATVNEANTSKTCSLCGETHESGRIHRGLFKCPRTGKVINADLNAAINILSLHSPKSLASARDRGNGLKTQPVVYRWTSGAGWLKATSNEAMRMKAANHKPMNHPEKTHTLQGGKEVRLMDL, from the coding sequence ATGAAGAGGACTAATGTGGTTAAACTCGCCGTGGATAGGAATACCCACGGGAAGCTTAGGGAGCTAGCCGTAATAACCGCGAAGTGTTGGAATGAGGTGAACTGGTTAAGAATGCAGCAGTTCAAGGAGGGGGAGAGGGTTGATTTTGCTAGGACAGAAAGGGAGGTCTACGAGAAGTACAAACATGTTCTGAAAGTTAATGCTCAGCAGGTTGCTAGGAAGAATGCTGAGGACTGGAGGAGCTTCTTCTCATTAATCAGGGAAAAGGAGGAGGGGAAATTACCAAAGTGGTTCAAACCTAGACCTCCAGGGTACTGGAAGGATGAGGATGGAAATTATAGGTTAATCATCCTCATTAGGAATGATAGGTATGTTGTCGATGAGACTAATCAAGTTATTCACCTCAAGGACTTCAAGTTGGCCCTAAGGTTTAAAGGGAGGCTGAGGTGGCGTGGGAGGCAGGGTAGGCTTGAGATTCATTATGATGAGGCTAGGAGGGCTTGGTACGCACACATACCTGTTGAGTTGGGGAATACCGTGAAGGCTAAAGGCAATTTAAGGGCTTCTGTGGATCTGGGGATTGTTAATTTAGCAACGGTTTATGTTGAGGATGGTTCTTGGTACCTCTTCAAGGGTGGTGGTGTTCTCTCTCGATACGAGTATTACAGTAAGAGGATTAGTTCAATTCAAAAGGTTTTGGCTAGGCATGGGCAGGGGAGTGGTAGGAGGCTTAAACTGCTTTATGATAAGAGGAGGAGGTTCCTGAAACATGCCTTGAACAGCATGGTTAGGAGGATTATGAATATCTTGATAGAGAAGGGAGTAGGTGAAGTCATTGTGGGGTATCCTAAGGAGATATTGCGGAACCACGGCAATAAGTTGACTGTTAACTTCTGGAACTACAACTACATCATTAGGCGTTTCAGGGAGATTGGGGAGGAGTTGGGCATTAGGATTGCCACAGTTAATGAGGCGAATACCTCAAAAACATGCTCCCTGTGCGGGGAGACCCATGAGAGTGGGCGTATCCACCGTGGCTTGTTTAAGTGTCCCCGCACGGGGAAGGTAATAAACGCAGACTTGAACGCCGCGATAAACATCCTAAGCCTACATAGCCCCAAGTCCCTGGCCAGTGCCAGGGATAGGGGTAATGGGCTGAAGACCCAGCCCGTGGTCTACCGCTGGACGAGCGGAGCGGGGTGGCTGAAGGCCACCAGCAATGAAGCAATGAGGATGAAGGCGGCAAACCACAAACCAATGAACCACCCTGAGAAAACCCACACCCTCCAGGGCGGGAAGGAGGTCAGATTGATGGACTTATGA
- a CDS encoding PaaI family thioesterase: protein MQELRCEASNDELLRTMKIIEESSPYWVLIGIRVEDVGRDCAVGFVEIGRKHLQVLGTVHGGVHAALIDAMAWVAIISHYYPRYVIAVTTDLTVKYLKPITEGVLKTIARITHVKEPMALITAELRNKNNELIGTSTTTYWITPTNKTLNDIINELRSKA from the coding sequence ATGCAGGAATTAAGATGTGAGGCGAGTAATGATGAGTTATTGAGGACGATGAAGATTATTGAGGAGTCAAGTCCCTACTGGGTATTGATAGGCATTAGGGTTGAGGATGTAGGCAGGGACTGTGCAGTAGGGTTTGTGGAGATAGGCAGGAAACACTTGCAGGTATTGGGCACTGTGCATGGTGGAGTCCACGCGGCGTTGATCGACGCAATGGCCTGGGTAGCCATAATAAGCCATTACTACCCAAGGTACGTGATCGCAGTGACCACGGACTTAACAGTAAAGTACCTAAAGCCAATAACCGAGGGTGTACTAAAGACCATTGCCAGGATAACCCACGTGAAGGAACCAATGGCGTTAATAACCGCGGAACTAAGGAATAAAAACAATGAATTAATAGGAACGTCAACAACTACGTACTGGATAACGCCAACAAACAAAACACTAAACGACATAATAAACGAATTAAGAAGCAAGGCGTGA
- a CDS encoding LSm family protein, giving the protein MPRCMEIVNEELQKNLNKVILVKLRNGTEIRGVLVGYDQHLNLLLTNTEEINPKGGVKSGLMIIRGDTVLFISPSI; this is encoded by the coding sequence ATGCCTCGCTGCATGGAAATAGTTAATGAGGAGTTACAGAAAAACCTGAATAAGGTAATACTTGTGAAGCTGAGAAACGGAACAGAAATCAGGGGTGTACTGGTTGGTTATGACCAACACCTAAACCTACTATTAACGAATACGGAGGAGATAAACCCAAAGGGTGGGGTTAAGAGCGGTTTAATGATTATTAGAGGCGACACAGTATTGTTCATAAGTCCATCAATCTGA
- a CDS encoding DUF7557 family protein — protein sequence MPATEPIRVSREVKEELRKLKVHPRETYDDVIRRLIEVYKKCQQ from the coding sequence ATGCCTGCTACTGAGCCGATTAGGGTTAGTAGGGAGGTTAAGGAGGAGTTGAGGAAGTTGAAGGTCCACCCTAGGGAGACCTATGATGATGTGATTAGGAGACTCATTGAGGTGTATAAGAAATGCCAACAATGA
- a CDS encoding glycosyl hydrolase family 4, with protein sequence MIISTNYVLIAVISFILSLTTVYVISRVRNPRLVAPDVHKPYRVLVPKIGGVSILIAMSAATVFAYLINDLRLFALGLVTITVGLIGLADDLRGLPVSVRVFLPIVPSLIIPAVMHGYIYIILIGHVHNFFVVAFLSMLAVTVMANAVNMLDVMNGIVPVSTLMIITVSGIISYMVGFSYALPATVVLVLMVLPLAIFNWYPARVFNGNVGSYALGAMMGAFMVLYNAGTQGVISALPYIINGFLIVITARGFRPRETLKRPVIVNDGVIHANKIPGSPITLVKLIVMRKPKTEKEVVNDILLIFLITSLISLSLLFIV encoded by the coding sequence ATGATCATTAGTACTAACTATGTATTAATTGCAGTAATATCCTTCATCTTATCATTAACTACCGTATACGTAATATCTAGGGTGAGAAATCCAAGGCTTGTTGCACCTGACGTACATAAACCATACAGGGTTTTAGTACCTAAGATAGGTGGTGTTTCAATACTTATAGCCATGAGTGCAGCCACGGTATTTGCCTACCTAATCAATGACTTGAGATTATTCGCACTTGGGCTTGTTACTATAACGGTTGGTTTAATAGGGCTTGCTGATGATCTCAGGGGATTGCCCGTTAGTGTCAGAGTATTCTTACCGATAGTTCCATCATTAATAATACCGGCAGTAATGCATGGTTATATTTACATAATCTTAATTGGTCATGTTCATAACTTCTTCGTAGTTGCTTTCCTCTCCATGCTCGCAGTTACGGTCATGGCTAATGCCGTTAATATGCTTGATGTAATGAATGGTATAGTTCCCGTCTCAACATTAATGATAATAACCGTGAGCGGAATAATCTCTTACATGGTTGGGTTTAGTTATGCCTTACCAGCGACAGTAGTGCTGGTGCTAATGGTCTTACCCCTAGCCATATTTAACTGGTACCCAGCGAGGGTTTTCAATGGGAATGTTGGTAGTTACGCACTTGGTGCAATGATGGGTGCATTCATGGTACTATACAATGCTGGCACTCAGGGAGTAATATCGGCACTGCCATACATAATAAATGGCTTTTTAATAGTCATAACTGCAAGGGGCTTCAGGCCAAGAGAAACCTTGAAAAGGCCCGTCATTGTGAATGACGGTGTTATTCATGCAAATAAAATACCTGGATCACCAATTACCTTAGTTAAGTTAATAGTAATGAGGAAACCAAAGACTGAGAAGGAGGTTGTTAATGATATATTACTAATATTCCTAATAACAAGCCTAATTTCCCTCTCCCTGTTATTCATTGTTTAA
- a CDS encoding 50S ribosomal protein L37e, protein MGKGTPSFGRMNKGWTHIRCPRCGRHAYNPVKGYCAACGWGRSKKIRRYAWQNKKVNKVRVR, encoded by the coding sequence ATGGGAAAGGGAACGCCCTCATTTGGAAGGATGAATAAGGGTTGGACACACATTAGATGCCCAAGGTGCGGTAGGCATGCATACAACCCAGTGAAGGGCTACTGCGCAGCCTGCGGTTGGGGAAGGTCAAAGAAGATAAGGCGTTATGCTTGGCAGAATAAGAAGGTGAATAAGGTTAGAGTTCGTTAA
- a CDS encoding alpha-mannosidase, with protein sequence MGFDLRDVGGVRTKLFYLEAASIMGVDVVNLEACGGALCSSVVVRDFGEPWFFVDVVGEGTLRVDDLQFAVFNYGDEGESRWVRASPGRHSLSLVLSPVRMFGERKVSFNGMYVVYREPSLFNFVLRAKLLLDVADAFDDLRLDYLRVLNEALDAVPLDSMANWQLEFAVRGHIVEPPGFVRALFNYYDSKELTHLRPPDFNELSKAAKEGLRILEEGIEELRVRRGHRGVVYVAGHAHIDLGWLWSRDVTREKIRRTVINVLSLLQSYPELTFLVSNMAYLKWLSEDKDLWSRIKDAIKAGRVIPIGGMWVESDTNLPGGESLARQFLYGQRFLLKEFGFTTEIGWLPDTFGFPASLPQILRKAGIKVFFEHKMYWNTVNKFPYSVFLWEGIDGSVIPTINYATYGADLTPRQIARAWSDHTSPELPAFLPFGKGDGGGGPTWLMLERYGAYRDLPGMPRLVMGNLKDLVNKVVKDCSLPRWRGELYLEIHRGVYTNGIRLKQLVRILETKLRELEALSVVVGVHKNYEELWYPLLEAEYHDPMGATSTKAVYDEIINELEEDLRKVNNELMNVLRNVLGTGSLTTIINSLPWSRRELVMTKEELGGVPMQKVDEGYLALVSIPALGWKSFEVGDGVSSGDVNVGGDYIENSMIKVVFNDSLKIYDKEVKRWAIEEGNLVVCEDIPSRWDGWDIEAYYKRVCRKLKPIGFSIVERGPLRGCIEVNYKFRDSSIKQRICVSAFNRRVDVENEVDWKERLTLLKAVYKLGLFGHNASFEIPYGVISRPTRPSNTWEVAKFEVPALRWVDVWDPDYGVAIINDGRQGYSVEENTVSITLLRSPIYPNPFLDYGHSKFTYAIYPHPGDWRIAQIPRRAYEFNQPLIIVENTSGGESSFLEITNPAVMLEALKWGEDSGIVMRLYETYGINTCTEVKGSIRGDGVETDLIELGDYGTTDISNLCFRPYEIKTVLISS encoded by the coding sequence GTGGGTTTTGATTTGAGGGATGTTGGTGGTGTTAGGACTAAGTTGTTTTATCTTGAGGCGGCTTCCATAATGGGTGTTGATGTTGTTAATCTCGAGGCTTGTGGTGGTGCTCTCTGCAGCTCTGTTGTGGTTAGGGATTTTGGTGAGCCTTGGTTTTTCGTTGATGTTGTTGGTGAGGGTACCCTGAGGGTTGATGATCTTCAGTTTGCGGTTTTTAATTACGGTGATGAGGGTGAGAGTAGGTGGGTTAGGGCTTCCCCGGGTAGGCATTCCCTATCGCTTGTTTTGTCCCCTGTTAGGATGTTTGGTGAGCGTAAGGTTAGTTTCAATGGTATGTACGTTGTCTATAGGGAGCCTTCACTATTTAACTTCGTCCTGAGGGCTAAGTTACTACTTGATGTTGCTGATGCCTTTGATGACCTTAGGCTTGACTACCTCAGGGTGCTTAATGAGGCCCTTGACGCCGTTCCTCTGGATTCCATGGCCAATTGGCAGTTGGAGTTCGCGGTTAGAGGGCATATTGTTGAGCCACCGGGCTTTGTTAGGGCCTTATTTAATTACTACGATTCTAAGGAGCTCACGCACCTAAGGCCTCCGGACTTCAACGAGCTCAGTAAGGCTGCTAAGGAGGGTTTGAGGATTCTTGAGGAGGGTATTGAGGAGTTGAGAGTTAGGAGGGGTCATAGGGGCGTCGTGTACGTGGCCGGCCACGCGCACATAGACCTTGGTTGGCTGTGGAGTAGGGACGTGACTAGGGAGAAGATTAGGAGGACTGTTATTAATGTCCTATCACTGCTCCAGTCATACCCGGAGCTAACATTCCTAGTCTCAAACATGGCTTACCTGAAGTGGCTTAGTGAGGATAAGGATTTATGGTCTAGGATTAAGGACGCCATTAAGGCGGGCAGAGTAATACCAATCGGCGGTATGTGGGTTGAAAGCGACACTAACTTGCCTGGCGGTGAATCCCTAGCTAGGCAGTTCCTTTATGGACAGAGGTTCCTACTCAAGGAGTTTGGGTTCACGACGGAGATTGGTTGGTTACCGGACACCTTTGGGTTCCCAGCATCACTACCGCAAATACTAAGGAAGGCTGGTATCAAGGTGTTCTTTGAGCATAAGATGTATTGGAACACGGTTAATAAGTTCCCATACTCCGTATTCCTGTGGGAGGGTATTGATGGCTCAGTGATACCAACAATAAACTACGCAACCTACGGCGCAGACCTAACACCGAGACAAATAGCGAGGGCCTGGTCAGACCACACAAGCCCTGAGCTCCCCGCCTTCCTACCCTTTGGTAAGGGTGATGGTGGTGGTGGACCAACCTGGCTAATGCTCGAGAGGTATGGAGCATATAGGGATTTACCAGGTATGCCGAGACTCGTGATGGGTAATTTAAAGGACCTGGTTAATAAGGTTGTTAAGGACTGTTCACTACCCAGGTGGAGAGGCGAGTTATATCTTGAAATCCATAGGGGTGTCTATACGAATGGCATTAGGCTTAAGCAGTTGGTTAGGATTCTCGAAACTAAGCTCAGGGAGTTAGAAGCACTGAGTGTGGTTGTTGGTGTTCATAAAAATTATGAGGAGCTTTGGTATCCACTCCTTGAGGCTGAGTATCATGATCCGATGGGTGCCACATCCACTAAGGCTGTTTATGATGAAATCATTAATGAGCTCGAGGAGGATTTGAGGAAGGTTAATAATGAATTAATGAATGTGCTCAGGAATGTTCTTGGTACAGGTTCCCTCACGACCATTATTAATTCATTACCTTGGTCTCGCAGAGAGCTGGTAATGACTAAGGAGGAATTAGGCGGTGTACCTATGCAGAAGGTTGATGAAGGTTACCTAGCCCTTGTTAGCATTCCCGCTCTAGGTTGGAAATCCTTTGAGGTTGGTGATGGTGTTTCCTCTGGTGATGTTAATGTTGGTGGTGACTATATTGAGAACTCAATGATTAAGGTTGTCTTTAACGACTCACTTAAAATCTACGATAAAGAAGTCAAAAGATGGGCAATTGAAGAAGGTAATCTAGTGGTTTGTGAGGATATACCGAGTCGCTGGGATGGTTGGGATATAGAGGCTTACTATAAGAGGGTTTGTAGAAAGTTGAAGCCAATTGGCTTTAGTATTGTGGAGAGAGGACCGCTAAGAGGTTGTATCGAGGTTAATTATAAGTTTAGGGACTCAAGTATTAAGCAGAGGATTTGCGTAAGTGCCTTCAATAGGCGTGTTGATGTTGAAAATGAGGTTGATTGGAAAGAGAGACTTACGTTACTCAAGGCTGTGTATAAACTCGGTTTATTCGGGCATAATGCATCATTTGAGATACCCTACGGCGTGATAAGCAGACCAACAAGACCAAGTAATACCTGGGAGGTTGCCAAGTTCGAGGTGCCAGCTTTGCGTTGGGTTGATGTTTGGGACCCGGATTATGGCGTTGCGATTATTAATGATGGTAGACAGGGTTACTCCGTTGAGGAGAATACGGTATCAATAACATTACTCAGGTCACCGATTTATCCAAACCCATTCCTTGATTATGGACATAGTAAATTCACATACGCCATATACCCACACCCAGGTGATTGGAGGATCGCCCAAATTCCTAGGAGAGCCTATGAATTCAATCAACCACTAATTATTGTTGAGAATACGAGTGGCGGTGAATCATCCTTCCTCGAAATTACAAACCCAGCGGTAATGCTTGAGGCACTTAAGTGGGGTGAGGACTCTGGTATAGTCATGAGGCTTTATGAGACCTACGGCATCAATACCTGCACAGAGGTTAAGGGTTCTATACGTGGTGATGGTGTTGAGACTGACCTAATTGAGTTAGGTGATTACGGAACTACTGATATAAGTAACCTATGCTTTAGGCCGTATGAGATCAAGACGGTACTCATTAGTTCATGA